From the genome of Parazoarcus communis, one region includes:
- a CDS encoding putative bifunctional diguanylate cyclase/phosphodiesterase translates to MTKIESRSYKQGRPQFTMATDRSTPGKPDAGDLRRRAEEGLQQQMHVPVSERSEVEVRKLVHELQVHQVELELQNEALSTAQAKLEAALARSTELYDAAPVGYFTLNRTGDIVLANLAGARLLDTERDCLTGVRFAALLQDDSREALTTLLQRVFESGAPQSCEVILAFTPRRIIQMEATLSADGNECRAAVLDITARRDAEAALRENEARLQLAARVFSHVREGIFIADARGTIIEVNDTFTHITGFTRDESIGQSAFFRDTERQAQELQGAIWRALHESGTWCGERWSRRKDGDVCPETLTISAVRDASGQVTNYVALFSDISSQKAHQQQLEHVAHYDPLTNLPNRVLLADRLHHAMAQTQRRDKALAVAYLDLDGFKLVNDTYGHNVGDDLLVAVTEHMKEALREGDTLARMGGDEFVAVLVDLESAEDCKPVLERLLQAAASPVIAAGVALQVSASIGATIFPSDRCDADHLIRHADQSMYFAKQTGKNRYHIYDVEFEAAVRSLHENIEDIRLGFEREQFVLHYQPKVDMCSGKVVGAEALIRWQHPTRGLLLPAAFLHVIENHPFSIELGEWVIQTALVQLRNWRAAGLDLPVSVNIAALHLQQSNFAARLAHVLSGHKDLCPGRLEIEILENCALDDMVQVSESMHACRALGVTFSLDDFGMGYSSLTYLKRLPADLLKIDKSFVREMVNDPDDLSIVSGVIGLAKAFRRQVLAEGVETIAQGTMLLSLGCSLAQGYCIARPMPASEFTYWVARWQPDEAWAARVPADAGSR, encoded by the coding sequence GTGACCAAGATCGAATCTCGATCTTACAAGCAGGGGAGGCCCCAATTCACCATGGCAACTGATCGGTCAACCCCCGGTAAGCCCGATGCCGGCGACTTGCGCCGCCGCGCAGAAGAGGGTCTGCAGCAGCAGATGCACGTGCCGGTGTCCGAGCGCTCGGAAGTCGAGGTGCGGAAGCTGGTTCACGAGTTGCAGGTGCATCAGGTTGAGCTGGAACTGCAGAACGAAGCATTGAGCACGGCGCAGGCGAAACTCGAAGCCGCGTTGGCACGTAGCACCGAGCTCTACGACGCGGCACCGGTCGGTTACTTCACGCTGAACCGAACGGGCGACATCGTGCTTGCCAATCTCGCCGGCGCTCGGTTGCTCGACACCGAGCGTGACTGCTTGACGGGCGTTCGCTTTGCCGCACTCTTGCAGGACGACTCACGTGAGGCGCTCACCACGCTATTGCAGCGAGTCTTTGAATCGGGTGCGCCGCAAAGCTGCGAAGTGATCCTGGCATTCACCCCCCGCCGTATCATCCAGATGGAAGCGACCCTTTCGGCCGACGGCAACGAGTGTCGCGCCGCAGTGCTCGATATCACCGCCCGCCGTGACGCCGAAGCCGCATTGCGTGAGAACGAGGCCCGGTTGCAGCTCGCCGCCCGCGTTTTCTCGCATGTGCGCGAGGGCATCTTCATAGCCGACGCACGCGGCACGATCATCGAGGTCAACGACACGTTCACCCACATCACCGGTTTCACGCGAGACGAATCCATCGGCCAGAGCGCCTTTTTTCGCGACACCGAGCGACAGGCGCAGGAGTTGCAGGGCGCAATCTGGCGCGCGCTGCATGAATCCGGCACCTGGTGCGGTGAGCGCTGGAGTCGGCGCAAGGACGGCGACGTGTGCCCCGAGACGCTGACGATCAGTGCTGTACGGGACGCGTCGGGGCAGGTCACGAACTATGTCGCACTGTTCTCCGACATCTCCTCGCAAAAAGCGCACCAACAACAACTTGAGCACGTTGCCCACTACGATCCGCTGACGAACCTGCCCAACCGGGTGCTCCTGGCAGACCGCCTGCACCACGCCATGGCGCAAACCCAGCGGCGTGACAAGGCGCTGGCCGTCGCATATCTCGATCTGGACGGTTTCAAGCTGGTAAACGACACCTATGGCCACAACGTAGGCGACGACCTGCTGGTGGCGGTCACCGAGCACATGAAGGAGGCGCTGCGCGAAGGCGATACGCTGGCACGCATGGGGGGGGACGAGTTCGTTGCCGTCCTGGTCGACCTCGAGAGTGCCGAAGACTGCAAGCCGGTACTCGAACGCCTGCTGCAAGCCGCAGCCAGCCCCGTGATCGCTGCGGGCGTCGCGCTGCAAGTTTCTGCGAGCATCGGCGCGACGATTTTCCCGAGCGATCGCTGCGACGCTGACCACCTGATTCGTCATGCCGACCAGTCCATGTACTTTGCGAAACAGACCGGCAAGAACAGATATCACATCTACGATGTGGAATTTGAGGCGGCCGTCAGGTCGCTGCACGAGAACATCGAGGATATCCGGCTCGGCTTCGAGCGGGAGCAGTTCGTGCTCCACTACCAACCAAAAGTGGACATGTGCAGCGGTAAGGTGGTGGGCGCCGAAGCCCTGATCCGCTGGCAGCATCCGACGCGCGGCCTCCTGTTGCCCGCGGCCTTTCTGCACGTCATCGAAAACCACCCATTCAGCATCGAGCTGGGTGAATGGGTGATCCAGACCGCACTGGTGCAGCTGCGCAACTGGCGCGCAGCGGGGCTCGACCTTCCGGTCAGCGTCAATATCGCCGCCCTTCACTTGCAGCAGAGCAATTTCGCTGCGCGACTCGCGCATGTGCTGAGCGGGCACAAGGATCTCTGCCCAGGGCGGCTGGAGATCGAAATCCTCGAAAACTGCGCGCTCGACGACATGGTCCAGGTGTCGGAAAGCATGCACGCCTGCCGTGCGCTCGGTGTGACCTTCTCGCTGGACGACTTCGGCATGGGTTACTCGTCGCTGACTTACCTCAAGCGGCTGCCGGCGGACCTGTTGAAAATCGACAAGAGCTTCGTGCGTGAGATGGTCAATGATCCCGACGATCTGTCGATCGTGAGCGGCGTCATCGGCCTCGCCAAGGCGTTTCGCCGCCAGGTGCTTGCCGAAGGGGTCGAGACGATCGCCCAAGGCACGATGCTGTTGTCGCTGGGGTGCAGTCTTGCGCAGGGATATTGCATCGCGCGGCCGATGCCTGCCAGCGAGTTCACGTATTGGGTGGCCCGGTGGCAACCTGATGAAGCGTGGGCAGCCCGCGTGCCGGCTGACGCGGGCAGCAGATGA
- a CDS encoding KAP family NTPase: protein MAGTKQTMKMPELLVFAKMFVVGLVGAEVCRAAYYLGTAFAPAVADLEVWASGIVVLAGLAICVVYAANRGAFTAAVQMGRSFRFDLLMAVCLGAWSNELTMPWLSKFHAALKAASPHWAPIALLLLSTVLLSPLVQRHWPRRRQMEPQLRFLADEEIERDADDLLSNESQAKSFAETVLDSRAHSGLVFGVDGPWGVGKTSFINLAERHWQRAADEVIVCRFEPLRYASEPDLADRLIRDLSAAIQNKVFAPEFRPTASRYARLIKGKADVSFLGFKLSLEPSQETVDELLDDIDEVLRRIGRRVIVVIDDLDRLDAKTVNNVLFATRRTFKLSQATYVLCYDTEVLAGGNEEGSRAREFLEKFVTVKLSLFVDSSSIRNFLQRDWEKSESQLGSVPSDTMVKLGAVLNELAGILAGESSAKYLTLIGDLRKVKRFINAILLMQIEKTDLGRTDFNKRDLIHLMLLHLNYPGLFRRIYAEETEGRSGTFSVRRMYDEPDFKNADGFEQIKEGHPGPAKFLLEQLFDVGVLELGDGRNIEESVLRSRACFNKGNTRNLESFLKLIVRFAAPEPQETFVLYQTAVDRVRKGRSIALVFAEPEFALEKQETAHDQFWRVLVNQAHDFTSPTTEDAIETLVEYLPRYSTFDHDDRGLRPRSVYSLLRLLDRAGWGRSAGRRRANTPENVVEIAWRIFGEHAFVGRGLLGRLACPERGVLGWKDLMLFRLQCSADRGGQLYNLHTALIVHQDMSAPTTGLVSKLALLEMRSLSQQVFAHFKRTYIEPGRNFFAEAREVPVDALLGQAFAHLHEQASLDPASEQGDTTIARRVAAARSLAASFVIYQLSNSRPPNGAGVGCGYYDEKGAEDGGGISRLMNEYVFGFCFSPDVHADNVLLFLDHCLAHLSSPFQTGLDEEGYVATKSGLPGGLDPRAMGSYWLTHRDHIRGLGLQDRGRCVFLPSYTAFYHDDLDGVFAVLDELADEAPPSPAIS, encoded by the coding sequence ATGGCAGGCACCAAGCAAACCATGAAGATGCCGGAACTCTTGGTCTTCGCCAAGATGTTCGTCGTTGGCTTGGTTGGTGCTGAGGTATGCAGGGCAGCCTATTACCTGGGGACCGCGTTCGCGCCTGCAGTGGCTGATCTCGAGGTCTGGGCAAGCGGCATCGTGGTTCTGGCCGGACTGGCGATCTGTGTGGTCTACGCCGCGAATCGCGGCGCATTCACTGCCGCCGTCCAAATGGGTCGAAGCTTTCGTTTTGACCTACTGATGGCAGTTTGTCTTGGGGCTTGGTCGAACGAGTTGACCATGCCGTGGCTTTCCAAGTTTCACGCCGCCTTGAAGGCCGCAAGCCCGCATTGGGCGCCAATTGCTCTTCTGCTGCTCTCCACTGTGCTGTTGTCGCCACTCGTTCAACGTCATTGGCCAAGGAGACGGCAGATGGAGCCTCAGCTCCGGTTCCTTGCGGATGAGGAGATCGAGCGCGATGCGGACGACTTGCTCTCCAACGAGTCGCAAGCGAAATCTTTCGCGGAAACCGTCCTCGACAGCCGCGCTCACTCAGGATTGGTGTTCGGTGTGGACGGGCCGTGGGGCGTAGGCAAAACAAGCTTCATCAATCTTGCCGAACGCCACTGGCAGCGGGCCGCGGACGAGGTGATTGTTTGTCGGTTCGAGCCCCTTCGATACGCGTCTGAGCCAGATCTTGCGGATCGCTTGATTCGCGACCTGTCTGCCGCGATTCAAAACAAAGTCTTCGCACCGGAGTTCCGCCCTACGGCCTCTAGATACGCTCGGCTCATAAAGGGAAAGGCTGACGTTTCGTTCCTGGGCTTCAAGCTTTCACTGGAGCCTTCCCAGGAAACTGTCGATGAGCTGCTTGACGACATTGACGAGGTCCTTCGCCGCATCGGCCGACGGGTGATCGTTGTCATCGACGACTTGGATCGTTTGGACGCAAAGACAGTCAACAACGTTCTGTTCGCAACGCGACGCACCTTCAAGCTGTCGCAAGCGACCTACGTCCTTTGCTATGACACCGAAGTTCTGGCCGGTGGCAATGAGGAAGGATCCCGGGCGCGTGAGTTCCTTGAAAAATTTGTGACGGTCAAGCTGAGCTTGTTCGTGGACAGCTCCAGCATCCGCAACTTCTTGCAACGCGACTGGGAAAAGAGCGAGAGCCAGCTCGGGTCCGTGCCATCGGACACGATGGTGAAGCTTGGAGCCGTTCTCAATGAGCTTGCGGGGATCTTGGCTGGAGAGTCTTCCGCCAAGTACCTTACGTTGATCGGCGATCTACGTAAGGTCAAGCGCTTTATCAATGCCATCCTTCTCATGCAAATCGAGAAGACCGATCTTGGGCGGACTGATTTCAACAAGCGCGACCTCATCCATCTAATGCTGCTGCATCTGAACTATCCCGGGTTGTTCAGGCGCATATACGCCGAGGAGACAGAGGGGCGCAGTGGTACTTTCTCCGTTCGGCGTATGTACGACGAACCAGACTTCAAGAACGCCGATGGTTTTGAGCAGATCAAGGAAGGGCATCCAGGTCCTGCCAAGTTCCTGCTGGAACAGTTGTTTGATGTAGGGGTGTTGGAGCTGGGCGACGGGCGCAACATTGAAGAGTCTGTTCTTCGGTCCCGGGCGTGCTTCAACAAGGGCAACACCAGAAACTTGGAGAGTTTTCTGAAGCTCATCGTGCGCTTTGCCGCGCCGGAGCCGCAGGAGACCTTTGTTCTATACCAAACAGCGGTGGATCGGGTTCGCAAGGGTCGATCGATTGCCTTAGTTTTTGCGGAACCGGAGTTCGCTCTTGAGAAACAAGAGACCGCTCACGACCAGTTCTGGCGGGTACTGGTCAATCAGGCCCACGACTTCACCAGCCCGACCACAGAAGACGCCATCGAAACGCTCGTTGAGTACCTGCCACGCTACTCGACGTTCGACCACGATGACCGAGGACTGCGCCCAAGGTCGGTCTATTCGCTATTGCGCTTGTTGGATCGCGCAGGCTGGGGGCGTAGTGCAGGCCGGCGACGGGCAAACACTCCGGAGAACGTCGTCGAGATCGCGTGGCGCATCTTTGGCGAGCACGCCTTCGTTGGAAGAGGCCTGCTGGGACGGCTTGCTTGCCCAGAGCGCGGCGTTCTGGGTTGGAAGGACCTCATGCTCTTCAGGCTGCAGTGCTCAGCGGATCGCGGTGGTCAGCTGTACAACCTCCACACTGCGCTCATTGTCCACCAGGACATGTCTGCTCCAACGACTGGGTTAGTCAGTAAGCTGGCGCTGCTCGAGATGAGGTCGCTGTCTCAGCAAGTCTTCGCGCACTTCAAGCGCACCTACATTGAGCCTGGACGAAACTTTTTTGCTGAGGCACGTGAAGTGCCTGTGGATGCGCTCCTCGGCCAAGCCTTTGCGCATCTTCATGAGCAGGCTTCGCTAGACCCCGCATCCGAGCAAGGCGATACAACGATTGCTCGTCGAGTTGCGGCTGCACGGTCCCTTGCCGCGTCGTTCGTCATCTATCAGCTCAGCAATTCGAGGCCTCCGAATGGCGCTGGCGTTGGATGCGGTTACTACGATGAAAAAGGTGCTGAAGATGGCGGTGGCATCTCCAGGTTGATGAACGAGTACGTCTTTGGATTCTGCTTTAGCCCCGACGTCCACGCCGACAACGTGCTGCTGTTTCTCGACCATTGTCTCGCCCACTTGAGCAGCCCGTTCCAAACGGGGCTCGACGAAGAGGGCTATGTCGCAACCAAGTCGGGGCTACCAGGTGGGTTGGATCCGAGGGCTATGGGGAGTTATTGGCTGACGCATCGCGATCACATTCGGGGGCTTGGTCTCCAAGACAGAGGGCGATGCGTTTTTTTGCCTAGCTACACAGCCTTCTATCACGACGATCTCGATGGCGTTTTTGCAGTACTCGATGAACTGGCTGACGAGGCACCCCCAAGCCCGGCTATATCGTGA
- a CDS encoding MerR family transcriptional regulator, translated as MDNFRITALGRRFGLSRSTLLYYHRIGLLRPSGRSEADYRLYSNADCDRLARICAFREAGISLDDIAKLLDNDTPQGPILERRLREVGQAVTALKSQQRVIAGMLKTAASGPDAAGLDRTLWLELQRACGLDATALRRWHTEFECRAPAAHHAFLLRLGLSEKEATEVRMLTRNIENNTMSMHYFFELFEGLPRQGPGCEDATLQALRLLKHLPANPVVLDIGCGSGLQTLTLARELKTKILAIDNHPPLLRRLDQAARDAGLSVETQEMSMIDMPFNPEHFDLLWAEGSIFIIGLTRGLQDFRKYLKPGGYLAFTEMCWFEADPPAKIRTYLNRVYPDIRSMARICELAEEHGYALVDSFKLPTSAWWNDYYTPMLARIQALKEKNAGISEADAVYAACEEEADMHRRHCASYGYGFFVMQKQ; from the coding sequence ATGGACAACTTCCGCATCACTGCACTGGGCCGGCGCTTCGGTCTCTCACGCTCGACCCTGTTGTATTACCACCGCATCGGCTTGTTGCGTCCATCCGGACGCAGCGAGGCAGATTATCGCCTGTACTCAAACGCGGACTGCGACCGACTGGCACGCATTTGCGCTTTCCGTGAAGCCGGAATCAGCCTCGATGATATTGCCAAGCTGCTGGACAACGACACACCACAGGGGCCGATTTTGGAGCGCCGTCTGCGCGAAGTCGGGCAAGCCGTCACGGCGCTGAAGTCACAGCAGCGGGTGATTGCGGGAATGCTTAAAACGGCCGCTTCAGGACCGGATGCGGCCGGTCTGGACCGCACGCTCTGGCTGGAGTTGCAGCGCGCTTGCGGACTCGATGCGACGGCACTCAGGCGCTGGCACACCGAATTTGAATGCCGAGCACCGGCCGCACATCACGCATTTCTCCTGAGGCTTGGCCTCAGCGAGAAAGAAGCCACCGAGGTCAGAATGCTGACCCGAAACATTGAGAACAACACCATGTCAATGCACTACTTCTTTGAGCTCTTCGAAGGCCTTCCTCGCCAGGGACCAGGCTGTGAAGACGCTACCCTGCAGGCGCTGCGCCTGCTCAAACACCTGCCCGCCAACCCCGTGGTGCTGGACATCGGTTGCGGCAGCGGACTGCAGACCCTCACGTTGGCGCGCGAGCTGAAAACGAAGATTCTCGCCATCGATAACCACCCGCCCTTGTTGCGCCGCCTGGATCAAGCCGCAAGAGACGCCGGGCTCAGTGTGGAGACGCAGGAGATGTCGATGATCGACATGCCTTTCAACCCGGAGCACTTTGATCTGCTGTGGGCCGAAGGCTCGATCTTTATCATCGGTCTGACCCGCGGACTGCAGGATTTTCGCAAGTACCTCAAGCCAGGCGGCTACCTGGCCTTCACCGAGATGTGCTGGTTCGAGGCTGATCCGCCGGCTAAGATTCGTACATATCTCAACCGCGTGTATCCGGACATTCGGTCAATGGCCAGGATTTGCGAGCTCGCTGAAGAGCATGGCTACGCGCTCGTCGACAGTTTTAAGCTGCCGACCAGTGCGTGGTGGAACGATTACTACACGCCCATGCTCGCGCGAATTCAAGCGCTGAAGGAAAAGAATGCTGGCATCAGCGAGGCCGATGCCGTGTATGCCGCCTGCGAGGAAGAGGCCGATATGCACCGCCGCCATTGCGCAAGTTACGGCTACGGATTCTTCGTGATGCAGAAGCAATGA